One stretch of Podospora bellae-mahoneyi strain CBS 112042 chromosome 2, whole genome shotgun sequence DNA includes these proteins:
- the AGC1 gene encoding mitochondrial aspartate-glutamate transporter agc1 (EggNog:ENOG503NUHH; COG:C) — translation MSKVTVVKEAVKETLVGSTEPQELSAQTKARFIKHAIKEDGAEPYLGPEEFINAVAPPSEDYHKIKREQYSILFHVADRSNKGKVTLADWGYFENLLTKPDAEYEIAFRLFDIERLGKVKYEDFRRLYELNKGPNSIPFDWECDWAKLYIGSKAKHSMDYQQFSQMLRGLQGERVRQAFQHLDKDGDGYIEPEEFERIIKETARHKLSDYLLENLSTLCNISQGSKISYANVRAFQNMIHEMDLVELIIRRACAKSTDGKITRTEFLNQAAKITRFSLFTPMEADILFHFASLDEPSGRLGLKDFKKVLDPSWRSRQGDEDAVRAVTETTRSAGQKFLAQGLESAYGFALGSIAGAFGAFMVYPIDLVKTRMQNQRGANPGQRLYNNSIDCFKKVIRNEGFRGLYSGVLPQLVGVAPEKAIKLTVNDLVRGWFTTKDKQIWWGHEVIAGGAAGGCQVVFTNPLEIVKIRLQVQGEVAKSLEGAPRRSAMWIIRNLGLVGLYKGASACLLRDVPFSAIYFPTYSHLKKDLFGESQTKKLGILQLLTAGAIAGMPAAYLTTPCDVIKTRLQVEARKGDTQYTGLRHAAKTIWKEEGFRAFFKGGPARIMRSSPQFGFTLAAYELLQTAFPFPGKGKAEVATGVADVVQTLKEKHPDSPFYRSRNALKILLDLDENFGRAPLGVNAKGWQTLPGWMQNPVKSS, via the exons ATGTCCAAGGTCACCGTCGTGAAGGAGGCCGTCAAGGAGACGCTGGTTGGGTCAACAGAACCACAAGAGCTCTCGGCCCAGACCAAGGCGCGCTTCATTAAGCATGCCATCAAGGAAGATGGCGCCGAGCCCTACCTCGGCCCCGAGGAGTTCATCAACGCTGTTGCCCCTCCGTCGGAGGATTAC cACAAGATCAAGCGGGAACAGTACTCCATCCTGTTCCATGTTGCCGACCGATCGAACAAGGGCAAGGTGACGCTCGCCGACTGGGGTTACTTTGAGAACCTTCTCACCAAGCCCGATGCCGAATATGAGATCGCCTTCCGCCTCTTCGACATTGAGCGCCTCGGGAAGGTCAAGTACGAGGACTTCCGCAGGCTGTACGAGCTGAACAAGGGGCCAAATAGCATCCCATTCGACTGGGAGTGTGACTGGGCGAAGCTTTACATCGGTAGCAAGGCGAAACACAGCATGGACTACCAGCAGTTCTCGCAAATGCTGCGCGGTCTGCAGGGTGAACGTGTCCGCCAGGCTTTCCAGCATCTGGACAAGGACGGCGATGGCTACATCGAGCCCGAGGAGTTTGAGCGCATCATCAAGGAAACCGCGAGGCATAAGCTCTCGGACTACCTCCTCGAGAACCTGAGCACTCTGTGCAACATTTCTCAGGGTTCCAAGATTTCCTACGCCAACGTACGAGCTTTCCAGAACATGATCCACGAGATGGACCTCGTCGAACTCATCATCCGCCGTGCTTGCGCCAAGAGCACCGACGGCAAGATCACCAGGACCGAGTTCCTCAACCAGGCCGCCAAGATCACCCGCTTCTCGCTCTTCACCCCGATGGAGGCCGATATCCTCTTCCACTTTGCCAGCCTTGATGAGCCATCTGGGCGTCTTGGCCTGAAGGACTTCAAGAAGGTGCTCGACCCATCATGGAGGAGTAGACAAGGAGATGAGGATGCCGTCCGTGCCGTCACCGAGACCACCAGGTCGGCCGGCCAAAAGTTCCTCGCCCAGGGTCTCGAGTCCGCCTACGGCTTCGCTCTCGGCAGTATCGCCGGTGCTTTTGGTGCCTTCATGGTGTACCCCATCGATCTCGTCAAGACTCGCATGCAGAACCAGAGAGGTGCCAACCCCGGCCAGAGGCTGTACAACAACTCGATCGACTGCTTCAAAAAGGTCATCCGCAACGAGGGTTTCCGCGGGCTGTACTCTGGTGTCCTCCCACagcttgttggtgttgccCCAGAAAAGGCCATCAAGCTGACCGTCAACGATCTCGTTCGTGGATGGTTCACCACTAAGGATAAGCAGATCTGGTGGGGCCACGAGGTCATCGCCGGTGGTGCTGCCGGTGGTTGCCAGGTCGTTTTCACCAACCCTCTCGAGATTGTCAAGATTCGTCTTCAGGTTCAGGGTGAGGTCGCCAAGTCGCTCGAGGGTGCTCCTAGACGGTCGGCCATGTGGATCATCCGCAACCTTGGTCTCGTCGGTCTGTACAAGGGCGCTTCCGCCTGCCTGCTCCGCGATGTGCCATTCTCGGCCATCTACTTCCCAACCTACTCCCACCTGAAGAAGGACCTCTTTGGCGAGTCCCAGACCAAGAAGCTCGGTattcttcagctcctcaCTGCCGGTGCCATCGCCGGTATGCCCGCCGCCTATCTCACCACCCCATGCGACGTCATCAAGACCCGTCTCCAGGTCGAGGCCCGCAAGGGTGACACCCAGTACACCGGCCTCCGCCACGCCGCCAAGACCatctggaaggaggagggcttccGTGCCTTCTTCAAGGGCGGTCCTGCCAGAATCATGCGTTCGTCGCCACAGTTCGGTTTCACTCTTGCCGCGTACGAGTTGCTCCAGAcggccttccccttccctggcaagggcaaggccgAGGTGGCGACTGGTGTTGCGGACGTTGTGCAGAcgctcaaggagaagcaccCTGACAGCCCATTCTACCGGTCGAGAAACGCGCTCAAGATTCTGTTGGATCTGGATGAGAACTTTGGACGTGCGCCGTTGGGAGTGAATGCGAAGGGGTGGCAGACGTTGCCTGGGTGGATGCAGAACCCGGTGAAGAGCTCGTaa
- a CDS encoding hypothetical protein (EggNog:ENOG503P5UM): protein MATTTTTTTTTTTTTTTTAAAAAVTTATMPLLLSITITPPPPKPKISLLSLPLELRLEIYTHLLHLPLPPHSGEESPPYRSTTPPLSTFAEKPKIWTAILYVSRQIYIESHPLLYKSNTFSAHPTLLTSSPTLYPSPKAYKTPLAIPLPPPPPPTTTTTTATATPQQNRPFTPPSQSQNIITIPLSPFISAPTNPPSILPAYIPLIRKWRLRIKLDSPAPWSGDLVREVFTGVGELTLDVWQSSFWGGVGVRTLKGFEGVRGVGRVRVRGMLGGFEGYRGWLEGIMGEGVGVREGEVYEGRDEEEGRRLRGWS, encoded by the coding sequence atggcaaccaccaccactaccaccaccactaccaccaccaccaccaccaccaccgccgccgccgccgccgttacaacagcaacaatgcCACTCCTCCTAAGCATTACCatcaccccaccaccaccaaaaccaaaaattTCCCTCCTGTCACTACCACTGGAGCTCAGACTAGAAATCtacacccacctcctccacctacCACTCCCCCCACACTCAGGCGAGGAATCACCCCCTTATcgatcaacaaccccccctctgTCAACCTTTGCCGAAAAACCAAAAATCTGGACAGCGATTTTATACGTCTCCCGACAAATCTACATCGAGAGTCACCCCCTCTTGTACAAGTCAAACACCTTCTCCGCCcaccccaccctcctcaccagctccCCTACTTTGTATCCTTCCCCCAAGGCATATAAAACCCCCCTTGcgatccccctcccaccaccaccaccaccaacaaccacaacaacaacagcaacagcaacaccccAACAAAACCGACCAttcacccccccatcccaatcccAGAACATCATCACAATTCCTTTATCCCCCTTCATCTCCGCCCCgacaaaccccccctctATATTACCTGCCTACATTCCCCTGATAAGGAAATGGAGGCTTCGAATAAAACTGGACAGTCCAGCTCCGTGGTCTGGGGatctggtgagggaggtgttcACGGGAGTGGGAGAATTGACGTTGGATGTGTGGCAGAGttctttttggggtggggtgggtgttAGAACACTAAAAGGGTTCgaaggggtgaggggggtggggagggtgagggttagGGGGATGTTGGGTGGCTTTGAGGGCTACCGGGGGTGGCTGGAGGGGATcatgggagagggggttggggttcgggagggggaggtatATGAagggagggatgaggaggaggggaggaggttgagggggtggagttGA
- the NUT1 gene encoding mediator complex subunit (EggNog:ENOG503NYHQ; COG:K), producing MLGRCTDHPDTNCCGPKLGWVWISRAPVLPPKSPTSPIQWPAGLLLNARAATLTLNGTSAPTTEPIHTQRTNGPVQVTTLCDLLQHTIATIHAIVRHHLYVTPATSQMEGPATAGSSLTGLPAAVARWEQLITRARLQRLDPDQFGIFSKILLVKHPLPPGLIAELLLRPTADNNVALDPRAPLYLTHLIKQRRVDTASVLKALYNYSTIHTKIHPQPEDQPSKERDASAPRRKKLQRWTSSYSSEAILFWRLAQTVNQGIGIKSGRDVVETSRMLVRWMALFTEAATIFSQDAFGSMHSLNASKLEMERSRESFIMFLNAFSAHPTVPKTFQIPAAKGIRKQLSQSLEAFLPSIMQVNPSIASQLDMFRAQSLATHDSTEKKDPAVSDMNSYMDNVMGLESFQVPEVPIANTRAGLYIYLSAALVGRPMIDDAALFTYLHNRYRGDVQQAAVQLIVASFDVLANAVFRNEGAKAGHLLKSFVVNKVPLVLVSLAQSLPLYTFNPEICITEALGQVDTNIFPTFSGMFDMSSNTGSSFQDSVRQDFCFACQLHGLLSQTAIENLLGDITYQTLPDEGRYVKDILVQSCLQDSDRTQKLIGELDNMNGNVGAAAQAVVEVIGSLCRNTETMVLKQLCGQLASKPLSLDILLLFSPAQKILHPLRELIDHWGGYDEEQGEYQPVYEEFGSVLLLLMAFVYRYNLSPADLGVRSLDSFVGKLIGGGHAVRLLSDLSPQEHSHLNGWIQGLFAEGGLGDELMASCPPQDFYLLMPVLFGQISAALSAGFLNEETLKSGLECEFHFRSGIWMILTSADLVEVFLLPSLVPAILYLSNQLWAEGPEGQRSIIKILQLLIRPNSISNEASAMFQSVLNIVAKPLEHALRSYQRSDPKSQEVEPLLRAIKENLTVSRRTGGADHAELESWTTTHGNHTPGSHPNATSLPGGLAATNRPPQAQRPDGGISAAVRHTVQSLANWVQQAPLGGNTTPTAYTHRQMLAALKLLGARQLLTVLLDELKTLTESGQGSVAYDVVCSLVCAPDVTNDTSLASSDTPNDGTAGGAGAFAAAPPPPVQRRLTLREVLKHEADDWKRIQKQDPVMAETVVRLYRQVEGQMEMPQTAVAGLLGQQDMVSGLGVVGGCDGDAMAAAAAAVQGVGDGVSVVEGMSIDTSGLGGG from the exons ATGCTTGGTAGGTGCACAGACCACCCGGACACCAACTGCTGCGGGCCGAAGCTTGGGTGGGTCTGGATCTCCAGAGCCCCTGTTCTTCCCCCGaagagccccacttccccaATCCAATGGCCTGCTGGGCTGCTGCTCAATGCGCGCGCCGCAACTCTCACTCTCAATGGAACTTCGGCTCCAACAACAGAACCCATTCACACACAAAGAACCAATGGCCCAGTACAGGTGACTACTCTCTGCGACCTGCTACAGCATACGATAGCCACGATACATGCCATAGTTAGACACCATCTCTATGTCACCCCGGCCACCAGCCAAATGGAAGGCCCCGCGACAGCAGGCTCGAGCTTGACAGGCTTGCCTGCAGCCGTGGCCCGATGGGAACAGCTCATCACCCGCGCCAGACTCCAACGTCTCGATCCCGACCAGTTCGGCATCTTCTCCAagatcctcctcgtcaagcaCCCCCTACCGCCCGGCCTCATcgccgagctcctcctccggcccaCCGCCGACAACAATGTCGCCCTCGACCCGCGAGCGCCTCTCTACCTCACGCACCTTATCAAGCAGAGGCGCGTTGACACCGCTTCCGTCCTCAAAGCCCTCTACAACTACTCAACCATACACACCAAGATACACCCACAACCAGAAGACCAACCGTCCAAGGAACGAGATGCGAGCGCGCCGAGGCGAAAGAAGCTGCAACGATGGACATCGTCGTACTCTTCCGAGGCCATTCTCTTTTGGCGCCTGGCGCAAACAGTCAACCAAGGAATTGGGATCAAGAGCGGCAGGGATGTCGTCGAGACATCCAGGATGCtggtgaggtggatggcCTTGTTTACCGAGGCTGCGACCATCTTTTCGCAGGATGCTTTTGGGAGCATGCACAGTTTGAATGCCAGTaagctggagatggagaggtcgCGCGAATCATTCATCATGTTTTTGAATGCCTTCAGCGCGCACCCAACGGTACCAAAGACGTTTCAGATTCCAGCAGCCAAAG GCATCAGGAAACAGCTTTCGCAAAGTTTGGAGGCTTTTCTGCCCTCGATCATGCAGGTCAATCCCTCGATTGCTAGCCAACTCGACATGTTCCGAGCACAGAGTCTCGCGACGCACGATTCGACCGAAAAGAAGGACCCGGCCGTTTCAGACATGAACAGCTACATGGACAACGTGATGGGCTTGGAAAGCTTTCAGGTCCCCGAAGTTCCCATCGCCAACACCCGAGCTGGGTTATATATCTATCTGAGCGCTGCA CTCGTTGGGCGCCCCATGATTGATGATGCGGCGCTCTTCACATATCTACACAACAGATATAGGGGTGATGTTCAGCAAGCAGCCGTCCAGTTGATCGTGGCCTCATTTGACGTCTTGGCGAACGCCGTCTTTCGCAACGAGGGGGCCAAAGCCGGGCATTTGCTCAAGTCTTTTGTGGTCAACAAGGTGCCACTGGTTTTGGTTTCTCTTGCGCAATCCTTGCCATTATACACGTTCAATCCCGAGATTTGCATCACCGAGGCGTTGGGTCAGGTGGATACAAACATCTTCCCGACCTTTTCGGGCATGTTTGACATGTCCTCCAACACCGGGTCGTCGTTTCAGGACTCGGTACGACAAGACTTTTGCTTTGCCTGCCAGCTTCACGGGTTGTTGTCCCAGACGGCTATAGAGAACCTTTTGGGAGACATTACCTACCAGACGCTGCCGGACGAAGGGCGTTATGTCAAGGATATTCTGGTCCAGTCGTGCCTGCAGGACTCGGACAGGACGCAAAAGCTGATTGGGGAGTTGGATAACATGAATGGGAACGTGGGGGCGGCTGCgcaggcggtggtggaggtgattGGCAGTCTCTGTAGAAACACGGAGACGATGGTTTTGAAGCAGTTGTGCGGCCAGTTGGCGAGCAAGCCGCTGTCGTTGGATATCCTGCTGCTCTTCAGTCCGGCGCAAAAGATTTTGCACCCGCTGCGGGAGCTGATTGATCATTGGGGGGGGTATGATGAGGAGCAGGGGGAGTACCAGCCGGTGTACGAAGAGTTTGGGtcggtgttgctgctgctgatggcgTTTGTGTATCGGTACAACCTCTCGCCGGCGGACTTGGGGGTGAGGTCGCTGGATTCGTTTGTTGGGAAGCTGATTGGGGGAGGGCATGCTGTGAGGCTGCTTTCGGATCTCAGTCCGCAGGAGCATTCGCACCTCAATGGGTGGATACAGGGGCTGTttgcggagggggggttgggggatgagTTGATGGCTTCGTGTCCTCCGCAGGATTTCTACTTGCTCATGCCGGTGCTTTTCGGGCAGATTTCGGCGGCCTTGAGCGCGGGGTTCTTGAATGAGGAGACGCTCAAGAGTGGGCTTGAATGTGAGTTTCATTTTCGGTCCGGAATATGGATGATACTGACTTCGGCAGATTTGGTCGAGGTCTTTTTGTTGCCCTCGCTGGTTCCAGCCATTTTATATCTGTCCAACCAGCTCTGGGCGGAGGGCCCAGAAGGGCAGAGGTCCATCATCAAGATTCTCCAGCTGCTCATCCGGCCAAATTCCATCTCCAACGAGGCGTCGGCGATGTTTCAGTCAGTCCTCAACATTGTCGCCAAACCATTGGAGCACGCCCTACGATCATATCAACGCTCGGACCCCAAATCTCAAGAGGTTGAGCCGCTGCTGAGAGCCATCAAGGAGAACCTCACGGTCTCGAGGCGGACGGGCGGGGCTGACCATGCCGAGCTTGAGTCGTGGACGACGACGCATGGTAACCACACGCCTGGGAGTCACCCGAATGCGACTTCATTACCGGGTGGTCTAGCAGCAACAAATCGACCACCACAGGCGCAGCGCCCGGATGGGGGGATCTCGGCTGCGGTGAGGCACACTGTTCAGAGCCTGGCGAATTGGGTCCAGCAAGCGCCGCTGGGGGGGAATACCACGCCGACGGCCTACACCCACCGCCAGATGCTTGCTGCGCTCAAGCTGCTCGGGGCAAGGCAGCTTTTGACTGTGCTGCTGGATGAGCTGAAGACGTTGACGGAGTCGGGGCAGGGGAGCGTGGCGTATGATGTGGTTTGTTCGCTTGTCTGCGCGCCGGATGTGACGAACGATACCTCGTTGGCTTCGTCTGACACGCCTAACGATGGGACAGCGGGCGGGGCAGGTGCCTTTGCGGCtgctccaccgccgccggttcagaggaggttgacgctGAGGGAGGTGCTCAAGCATGAGGCGGATGACTGGAAAAGGATTCAGAAGCAGGACCCGGTCATGGcggagacggtggtgaggttgtataGACAGGTTGAGGGGCAGATGGAGATGCCGCAGACTGCGGTGGCGGGGCTGTTGGGGCAGCAGGATATGGTttcggggttgggggttgtggggggaTGTGATGGGGATGctatggctgctgctgctgctgcagttcaaggagttggggatggggtcagtgttgttgaggggaTGAGTATCGATACGAGTGGGTTAGGGGGTGGATAA
- a CDS encoding hypothetical protein (EggNog:ENOG503PI2N), with amino-acid sequence MKRRIVEGALALGWAGLADAKALKWGSDNEPRWEPAKETGCDHKDYMMGISPTVTSPPEGTKTDEVILRLQGKRQISVTGTRSSSEEELKGPTCGYVSGLASIPLYCDITQSCHYNALLTHIGCCDTTTSNCPVPTRCLDSTDRSLFTTRNGFTLWCGQTEYPHCLTHIYADLANGPNSYTLMGCGVAAGSDVVYATVLPRAGPSSSTTTETTTTTTTITTSTNTPTNTSPPENPPSTPIGPIVGGVVGGIAALAIVGLAIWFLIRRNRRDRPAPEPQPQPPVAQINHTSPPPPSSHLSYSQPPPSSHLSFSNSQHPSNQISEYYPGSGGQGFSPMDPRGSVVKPSFMSTSTAGGESSPGFEGHGTPSPPPPGGYAFQNQQPGQFGQGQFGQGQFGQGQQQFGGQQDQGQFGGQGYNNLNPVTLPQQQFGQQQQQFGGPPVYNPYGQQGAQQGGYVPGRGAELPTERGDGEVRELQ; translated from the exons ATGAAAAGAAGAATTGTTGAAGGTGCCCTCGCGCTGGGTTGGGCCGGGCTGGCAGATGCCAAAGCTCTCAAATGGGGAAGTGATAATGAACCGCGGTGGGAACCGGCGAAGGAGACTGGGTGTGATCATAAGGATTACATGATGGGGATCTCGCCTACTGTGACCTCGCCGCCAGAAGGGACAAAGACGGATGAGGTTATCCTGAGGTTACAGGGGAAGAGACAGATCAGTGTCACCGGCACCAGAAGCtcgagcgaggaggagctcaagggACCAACTTGCGGATACGTCAGCGGTTTGGCTT CAATCCCCCTCTACTGCGACATCACCCAATCCTGCCACTAcaacgccctcctcacccacatCGGCTGCTGCGACACCACAACCAGCAACTGCCCGGTGCCCACCCGCTGCCTCGACTCGACAGACCGCTCCCTCTTCACAACCCGAAACGGCTTCACGCTCTGGTGCGGCCAGACGGAATACCCCCACTGCCTCACGCACATCTATGCTGATTTGGCGAACGGTCCGAATTCGTATACCCTCATGGGATGCGGTGTGGCAGCCGGATCAGATGTGGTCTACGCCACAGTCCTCCCTCGAGCCggcccttcctcttccaccaccactgaaacaacaaccactaccaccaccatcaccacctcaaccaacacccccaccaacacctcccctccAGAAAACCCCCCTTCGACCCCCATCGGCCCAATAGTCGGCGGGGTAGTAGGCGGAATCGCAGCCCTGGCCATCGTCGGTCTAGCAATCTGGTTTTTGATCAGAAGAAACCGCCGAGACCGACCCGCGCCtgaaccccaaccccaacccccggTGGCACAGATTAATCATACTAGtccgccccctccatcaagTCACCTGTCCTattcccaacctccaccatcatcccacctctccttcaGCAACTCCCAGCACCCGAGTAACCAGATCTCCGAGTATTATCCCGGCAGTGGGGGGCAGGGATTCAGCCCGATGGATCCGAGGGGGAGTGTCGTCAAGCCGAGCTTTATGAGCACGAGCACCGCGGGCGGGGAGAGCAGTCCGGGTTTCGAGGGGCATGGGACGCCTagtccgccgccgccggggggGTATGCTTTTCAGAATCAACAGCCGGGGCAGTTTGGGCAGGGGCAGTTTGGGCAGGGACAGTTTGGGCAGGGACAGCAACAGTTTGGGGGACAACAGGATCAGGGGCAGTTTGGTGGGCAGGGGTATAATAACTTGAACCCGGTGACGCTtccgcagcagcagtttgggcagcagcaacagcagttTGGGGGGCCGCCGGTTTATAACCCTTATGGACAGCAGGGGGCGCAGCAGGGGGGGTACGTGCCTGGTCGGGGGGCAGAACTGCCTActgagaggggggatggggaggttaGGGAGTTGCAGTGA
- a CDS encoding hypothetical protein (COG:E; EggNog:ENOG503NXFU), with translation MSLLEFLSSVFGWIYFICWSLSFYPQSMLNFSRKSTSGTTVDFPLINCLGFLSYAVSNYAFYYSPLIRAQYASRYHGLTPTVQFNDITFALHGLLLSIITTSQYLSPRLWSFTPSKGNKPSRFILGIILGCIVGVIFVIFIVLSSPERNDPSGGGHSWVWLDAIYAISYVKLIVTLIKYTPQVLVNYRNKSTKGWSIVQILLDFTGGVLSIGQQGIDSWLQGDWSGITGNPVKFALGNVSMMYDAVFITQHYVLYKGADGKDGEGEGLLGEGRDEERRIE, from the coding sequence ATGTCTCTCCTCGAGTTCCTCTCGTCCGTTTTTGGCTGGATCTACTTCATCTGCTGGTCCCTCTCGTTCTACCCGCAGTCCATGCTCAACTTCAGCCGAAAATCCACCTCTGGTACCACGGTCGACTTCCCCCTGATCAACTGCCTGGGCTTCCTGTCTTATGCAGTCTCCAACTACGCCTTCTACTACAGCCCCCTCATCCGCGCCCAGTACGCCTCCCGCTACCACGGCCTGACCCCCACCGTCCAGTTCAACGACATCACCTTCGCCCTCCACGGCCTGCtgctcagcatcatcaccacctcccagtACCTCTCCCCCCGCCTCTGGTCgttcaccccctccaaaggCAACAAACCCTCCCGCTTCATCCTCGGTATCATCCTCGGCTGCATCGTCGGCGTCATCTTTGTCATCTTTATCGTGCTGTCCTCCCCGGAGAGGAACGACCCATCTGGAGGCGGCCATAGCTGGGTGTGGCTTGACGCGATCTACGCCATCAGCTATGTGAAGCTCATTGTGACACTCATAAAATACACGCCGCAGGTGCTGGTGAATTATCGGAATAAGAGCACAAAGGGATGGAGTATTGTGCAGATCTTGTTGGATTTTACGGGGGGTGTGTTGAGTATTGGGCAGCAGGGGATTGATAGCTGGTTGCAGGGGGATTGGAGCGGGATTACGGGGAACCCGGTCAAGTTTGCGCTGGGGAATGTGAGTATGATGTATGATGCCGTTTTTATCACGCAGCATTATGTGTTGTACAAGGGGGCGGAcgggaaggatggggagggggaggggctgttgggggaggggagggacgaggagaggaggatcgAGTAG
- the CLB4 gene encoding B-type cyclin (EggNog:ENOG503NWN7; COG:D) — translation MDAKPQRPLRIYQAAPPITEYIHSNKPSLHQRNKSVGTVKIMANTGALNAPPKRVILHDLSNTNRPLADEPIGKAVRARAKSVVNAAAPTVAGAGRNDEKENHQVAPAPVAKSYNVAPVDVTKPTARNANSLNQQRPVGALAQPPLKNGVPRNIKPTMIYRDSNEQEVAGRVELLTNVDDLVAMVDKQIKRPRQYKSQPSLKAEQASQKPTQSKAAVQTEKLAELDDESDFDDNVTEAAYEDAVEQISYDTAGIGNRNLVELESDVSVSITQVAKSLPTAEEDEYSDEDHSGVYEDHGYTTAHSYRSHGDNTTGGLTTMVAPASSLNAQRELAIAKDWVLSTQTEEEIEEEAWDVSMVAEYGEEIFAYMRHLEDSMVPNPHYMDNQTEIQWSMRAVLMDWLIQVHHRFCLLPETLFLTVNYIDRFLSVKIVSLGKLQLVGATALFVAAKYEEINCPSVQEIVYMVDSGYNVDEILKAERFMLSMLQFELGWPGPMSFLRRISKADDYELETRTLAKYFLEVTIMDERFVGSPASYIAAGAHCISRMFLEKGDWTLSHVHYSGYTLSQLKPLINMMFECCREPRKHHSAVYDKYSSPKYKNASTYVEAKMLRGVTLSYLYSAMAEAASSSGSECEAFRANHHLPVALEA, via the exons ATGGATGCCAAG CCTCAGCGCCCTCTGCGCATCTACCAAGCCGCCCCTCCTATCACCGAGTACATCCATTCTAACAAGCCCTCCTTGCACCAGCGAAACAAGTCCGTTGGCACCGTCAAGATTATGGCCAACACGGGTGCTCTCAACGCTCCTCCTAAGAGAGTCATCCTCCACGATTTGAGCAACACCAATCGCCCCTTGGCCGATGAGCCCATCGGTAAGGCTGTTCGCGCTCGCGCCAAGTCGGTTGTTAATGCTGCCGCTCCTACTGTCGCCGGAGCCGGTCGCAacgacgagaaggagaaccACCAGGTTGCGCCTGCTCCGGTTGCAAAGTCCTACAACGTGGCTCCGGTCGATGTCACAAAGCCCACTGCTCGTAACGCCAACAGCCTCAACCAGCAACGTCCCGTCGGCGCCCTTGCCCAACCTCCTCTGAAGAATGGTGTTCCCAGGAACATCAAGCCCACCATGATCTACAGGGACAGCAATGAGCAGGAAGTCGCCGGTCGTGTCGAGCTTCTTACCAACGTTGACGATCTGGTTGCCATGGTTGACAAGCAGATTAAGCGCCCGCGTCAATACAAGAGCCAGCCATCCTTGAAGGCAGAGCAGGCCTCCCAGAAGCCGACCCAGTCCAAGGCTGCGGTCCAGACCGAAAAGCTCGCCGAGCTCGATGACGAGAGCGATTTCGACGACAATGTTACCGAGGCGGCTTACGAGGACGCCGTGGAGCAGATTTCGTACGACACCGCCGGCATTGGCAACCGCAATCTGGTTGAGCTCGAGTCCGATGTGTCCGTTTCCATCACGCAGGTGGCCAAGTCCCTTCCCAcagctgaggaggacgagtATTCGGACGAGGATCACTCGGGTGTTTACGAGGATCATGGATACACGACAGCCCACTCCTATCGGTCTCATGGGGACAACACCACGGGCGGACTGACCACCATGGTGGCTCCTGCTTCCAGCCTCAATGCGCAGAGAGAGCTCGCCATTGCCAAGGACTGGGTTCTTTCTACTCAAACGGAGGAAGAGATTGAGGAAGAGGCCTGGGACGTGAGCATGGTGGCCGAGTATGGCGAAGAGATCTTTGCTTACATGAGACACCTCGAG GATTCCATGGTCCCCAATCCCCACTACATGGATAACCAGACCGAAATCCAGTGGTCGATGCGCGCAGTTCTCATGGACTGGTTGATTCAGGTACATCACCGGTTTTGCCTGCTCCCCGAGACGCTGTTTCTCACCGTCAACTACATTGACCGCTTCCTGTCGGTCAAGATTGTCTCGCTCGGCAAGCTCCAGCTTGTCGGCGCCACGGCCCTCTTCGTTGCCGCCAAGTACGAGGAGATCAACTGCCCATCAGTCCAGGAAATTGTGTACATGGTCGACTCGGGCTACAACGTGGACGAGATCCTCAAGGCGGAGCGCTTCATGCTTAGTATGCTTCAGTTTGAGCTCGGCTGGCCCGGTCCCATGAGCTTCCTGCGTCGCATTAGCAAGGCTGATGATTACGAGTTGGAGACTCGCACTCTGGCCAAGTATTTCTTGGAGGTCACCATCATGGACGAGCGCTTTGTTGGCAGCCCTGCCAGCTACATTGCCGCCGGTGCCCACTGCATCTCTCGCATGTTCCTTGAGAAGGGCGATTGG ACTCTTTCTCACGTTCACTACTCTGGCTACACCTTGAGCCAGCTCAAGCCACTCATCAACATGATGTTTGAATGCTGCCGCGAGCCTCGCAAGCACCACAGCGCCGTCTATGACAAATACTCGTCCCCCAAGTACAAGAACGCCTCGACCTATGTTGAGGCCAAGATGCTTCGTGGGGTGACGCTGTCCTACCTCTACAGCGCCATGGCCGAGGCCGCGAGCTCGTCGGGCTCCGAGTGTGAGGCCTTCCGCGCCAACCACCACTTGCCTGTTGCCCTTGAGGCCTAA